A window of Deltaproteobacteria bacterium contains these coding sequences:
- a CDS encoding glycoside hydrolase family 3 C-terminal domain-containing protein yields the protein MNDRTIAALWPLALTIIAACAGGTGDDADSTDSDVPEDDDSDDDEDTAPVDDAPDDDSDEPEFCVVDEERIDAILAAWDVRRKVAQMYYVGVDMFPLFESPGAIEMVRDLGVGAVHAKILLTLGAWPEWTVNNTNTLQTLAMANDPPVPLFIGIDQEGGIPQSLSSLFGGTDTPGNLGLGATFDPEATAASYGIMAEQLHELGISVNLAPVLDVMTDPAETSMYTRSFGERPDEVAAHARAAVRATRRELVIPTPKHFPGQTAAPGDEHTSMPVADQDEDTLRDVYLAPFAAAIEAGAEMIMPTHARFTAWDPDYPASISHKILTGILRDELGFEGVIITDDVNMVGVTGNDWGEMPDILAIQAGADMVMDIFEDFEPVAAGAFRAAPYPETIAAQIDAVAAAVEDGRIDAARIDESVYRILALKMKYCLFENPFREAEGANARVDTPAQHALAASLHDQAVTLVRDDDGLVPLDAQSTRVHVIAPALVVWEAYPTAGWPNLAGKTLLGALRAYDPTIEGALFGSPTSSMAADAIVAGAAASEADVIVVATYNARDDAEQAGMVQRILDLGRPTIVVALAMPYDLSAFPDAPTYLAAYSNRDLAVESVARVLYGVVTPTGRLPVGIPGLYEAGEAFLR from the coding sequence ATGAACGACAGGACCATTGCCGCCTTGTGGCCACTGGCGCTTACCATCATTGCCGCTTGCGCGGGCGGCACGGGCGACGACGCGGATTCGACGGACTCGGACGTTCCCGAGGACGACGACTCGGACGATGACGAAGACACCGCGCCCGTTGACGACGCGCCGGACGACGACTCCGACGAGCCGGAGTTCTGCGTCGTGGACGAGGAGCGGATCGACGCGATCCTTGCCGCGTGGGACGTGCGTCGCAAGGTCGCGCAGATGTACTACGTGGGCGTCGACATGTTCCCGCTTTTCGAGAGCCCCGGCGCCATCGAAATGGTGCGCGATCTGGGCGTGGGAGCCGTGCACGCGAAGATTCTGCTGACGCTCGGCGCGTGGCCCGAGTGGACGGTCAACAACACGAACACGCTGCAAACCCTCGCGATGGCGAACGACCCTCCCGTGCCGCTCTTCATCGGCATCGACCAGGAGGGCGGTATTCCGCAGTCGCTGTCGTCGCTCTTCGGCGGCACCGACACGCCGGGCAATCTGGGCCTCGGCGCGACCTTTGATCCCGAAGCCACCGCCGCGTCGTACGGGATCATGGCCGAGCAGCTTCACGAACTCGGCATCAGCGTGAATCTCGCGCCCGTGCTCGACGTGATGACCGATCCCGCCGAGACGTCGATGTACACGCGCAGTTTCGGTGAGCGGCCCGACGAGGTCGCCGCGCACGCCCGCGCCGCCGTACGCGCGACGCGCCGCGAGCTGGTGATCCCCACGCCGAAGCACTTTCCGGGGCAGACCGCCGCGCCGGGCGACGAGCACACGTCGATGCCCGTGGCGGATCAGGACGAGGACACGCTGCGCGACGTCTATCTCGCGCCGTTCGCCGCCGCGATCGAGGCCGGCGCGGAGATGATCATGCCCACACACGCCCGTTTCACGGCGTGGGACCCCGACTATCCCGCGTCGATCAGCCACAAGATCCTGACGGGGATTCTTCGCGACGAACTGGGCTTCGAGGGCGTCATCATCACGGACGACGTAAACATGGTCGGCGTGACGGGCAACGACTGGGGCGAGATGCCGGACATCCTCGCGATTCAGGCCGGCGCGGACATGGTGATGGATATCTTCGAGGACTTCGAGCCGGTCGCGGCGGGCGCGTTTCGCGCGGCGCCGTACCCCGAGACGATCGCCGCGCAGATCGACGCGGTCGCCGCCGCGGTCGAGGACGGCCGCATCGACGCGGCGCGTATCGACGAATCGGTTTACCGCATCCTCGCGCTCAAGATGAAGTACTGCCTGTTCGAAAATCCGTTCCGCGAGGCCGAGGGCGCGAACGCGCGTGTGGACACGCCGGCGCAGCACGCGCTAGCCGCGTCGCTCCACGACCAAGCCGTGACGCTGGTTCGCGACGATGACGGCCTCGTGCCGCTCGACGCCCAATCGACGCGCGTTCACGTCATCGCGCCCGCGCTCGTGGTGTGGGAAGCCTACCCCACCGCTGGTTGGCCGAATCTGGCGGGAAAGACGCTGCTGGGCGCATTACGGGCGTATGATCCGACGATCGAGGGGGCGCTTTTCGGTTCGCCGACCTCGTCCATGGCTGCCGATGCGATCGTCGCGGGCGCGGCGGCGTCGGAAGCCGACGTGATCGTCGTCGCCACCTATAACGCTCGCGACGACGCCGAACAGGCGGGCATGGTGCAACGGATTCTCGACCTCGGGAGGCCGACGATCGTCGTGGCGCTCGCGATGCCCTACGACCTTTCCGCGTTTCCCGACGCGCCGACCTATCTCGCCGCGTACAGCAACCGCGATCTCGCGGTCGAATCCGTCGCGCGCGTGCTCTACGGCGTCGTGACTCCGACGGGCCGCCTGCCGGTCGGCATCCCCGGGCTCTACGAGGCGGGCGAGGCGTTCTTGCGCTGA